GGAAATTGTATTGACCGCACCGGTTCGTACGGCGATTGGCGCGTTCAACGGCTCTCTCAAGGGCGTACCTGCCACCGACTTGGGTGCCTCAGTGGTCAAGGAGGTCCTTCGTCGAACCGGGTTGCCCGCTTCGAAGGTGGACTCTGCCGTCCTCGGCAACGTGATTCAGGCTGGTAACGGCATGAATCCGGCGCGCCAGGCATCAATTAAAGGCGGCCTTCCGGTGTCTTCCCCCGCCCTCACGGTCAACCGCGTATGCGGCTCCGGTGCGCAGGCCATCGTAACAGCCGCTCAGGAAGTAGCCCTTGGCACAGCCGCGGCTGTGATTGCCGGGGGGATGGAAAACATGGACAGAGCGCCTTATCTCTTTCCTGACGGCCGATGGGGCAGCCGCATGGGGAATACGTTGATCATTGATAGCATGCTGCGCGATGGCCTCAACGATGCGTTTTCAAACGAGCATTCCGGATGGCACACTGAAGACCTGGTCAAGGAATACTGTATCAGCCGGGAGGCGCAGGATCGTTGGGCAGAGCGGTCACAGACCCGCTTTTCGAATGCCCAGGCAGAAGGAAGATTCAAAAATGAGATCGTCCCCCTTGAGATATCCCTCGGGAAACGACTCGTCGAGTTTTCTGTCGACGAGCAGCCCCGCCCCGATTCGACGTTCGAGACCCTCTCGAAGTTGCGGCCAGCCTTCAGGCCGGACGGCACTATTACTGCAGGCAACGCGCCAGGCTTGAACTCCGGAGCATCGGGCATGCTCGTCTCGACCCGGGCCTTCGCTGACAAGAACAATCTCGAGCCTGTAGCGAAGCTCGTTGCATTCGCAGTATCTGCGGTCGAGCCGGGCATCTTTGGTATCGCGCCTGCCCCCGCAGTCGGGCTGGTGCTTGAGCGCGCGGGATGGCGCCTGACGGATGTCGATCGAGTTGAAATCAATGAGGCTTTCGCCGCTGTCCCGCTAGCCGTCATGAAACGGATTGGTCTGCCAGACGAAATAGTCAACGTGGAGGGTGGTGCGATTGCGCATGGTCACGCGATCGGCGCAACGGGCGCTGTACTCACGACCCGCCTGCTTCACTCCTTACTGCGCGATGGCTTGAAGCGTGGCATCGTCACGCTGTGCATTGGCGGTGGCCAAGGTATTGCGCTTGCGGTCGAACTTCTGTGACCCCTTCATGAGCAGCAAAGGATCACTGAGTCGTTGGCCCCACCGAGCAAACGACGCTGACGCGGGTATAAGACGCGTAGCCGCAGAGGTCCCGTCCAGACTATTGCACGGGTCTTCCTCTACGTTGACTTTCATGTTTCCTGCGCCCGTCAGGGTCCAGCCTTTCCGCCGCTTGGTGAGCGGGCGCTCAGTCTCTCCAGGACCAAGCGCTCGGAGTTCTGGTGTGGCAGCAGCCGGAAATTCGTATTGACGGACTTCCCGTTTTCATCGTTCAACGGTGCGATGAACGTTGTGGGGTGGGCAAACGGATGGCCCAGTCGATCCCAGGGCCCTTGCCTGCATAAGAATTCCAACTCGCCGCGACTCGCTGAACATCGAGCACAAGGGTCGCCTTTGGCGGTATGTGCACATACGCCCAATATTGGCGACGCAAACAAACGATGAGCGGTTGGGGCCGTTGACCGTTGAACGTCGATCTGATTCGTCAGCATCCGCAGCGGCTCGGAGGCGTCTAAAATCGAGATTGGAGCACTCATATGGATGAAAGGTCACGTGCTTTCGGCGATTCCGCCAAAAAAGCCCTGCCGAACAGCGCTCGCCGCGCAAGAGTGAGGCGCTGGTTGTCGACGCGAAGTGCTCGAGTTCTGCTTTGCACATCTGGCGTATCTTTCATGATCATGCTGGATTCGAATATTGTCGCGGTATCGCTACCGACGATAGCTAGAGATCTTAACGCTAGTTTTACAGACATCGAGTGGGTCGTCAGCGCATACGTTTTGCCGTTTGCGGCGTTCCTGATGCCTGCGGGAGCCCTCGCTGACCGATTCGGACGGCGCCGTTTGTTACTGACCGGCATGTTGCTCTTTACGGCTGCCTCCTTTGTTTGCGGTCTGGCGCCCAATTTCCTTATTCTAAATGCCTCGCGTGGGCTGCAAGGTGTTGGATCGGCACTCCAGCTTAGTGCTGCTCTGGCAGTACTGGGTCATACTTTTCGCGGCGCCGAGAGGGCACGAGCGTTCGCATTTTGGGGAACGCTCGTCGGAGTAGCTGTAGCGATAGGCCCTCTAATTGGCGGCTTTATTACGTCTACCGTCGGCTGGCGATGGGCGTTCCTGGTCAACGTCCCTGTTGGGGCCGCGCTGATCGCCGTCGGATTCTCATCAGTCGACGAATCAAACGACCCGCATTCGCAGAAGTTGGATTTCGCCGGGATAACGTTTTTCGGAGGCGGGCTCTTTTGTTCGGTTTGGGGGCTGATAAACGCCAACGTTGACGGCTGGCTCAGCAACGTAACTCTCGGCAAGCTTTCCGTCGCGGCCGCACTGCTGTTTTGTTTCGTGATCGCTGAACTGGTTCAAAAGCGCCCCATGGTTGATTTTTCGCTGTTTCGCAGGCGGACGTTCTTGGGCAGCAGTATTGCCATGCTTGGATTTGCATCAGCGGCCCAAGTCATGATGACGTATCTGCCTTTGTACCTGCAGAATAGCTTCGGCTTCAATCCGGCCTTGGCTGGATTTACCATGATGCCGTTCGCGCTCCCCTTGTTTTTTCTTCCCCGCGTCGGGGCGATTCTCGCTCGCAGCATGTCAGGGCGAGCCATTCTCACGATCGGCCTATGCATTGTTGCTTGCGGCAACCTCAGTACTGCGCTGGTGGTACTTTCGGGTGGTTCGCTGAAGTTGCTTTGGATTGGGATGTTGATCACTGGTTGCGGGGCAGGTCTGCTCAACGGTGAAACAACGAAGGTTTCTATGACTGTGATCCCGCCCGAACGCAGTGGAATGGCATCTGGAATTGGTGCCACGTTGCGCTTCGTTGGACTTGTACTCGGTATCACATGCCTTGGCGCGATCTTGACCAGCGAGACAAGGCGTCAGTTCATACGGGCCGCAGCGAATGAAGGGCTCCCGCAACTCGATGGGAAGACGATCGAACTGGTTGTCTCGCATATTGTCGCCGGGGACACCGGGGGACGTACCGTCCCGGCTGTGACAGATCAAGTGATTTTTGTGGCCCGCAATAGCTTTGAGCTTGGCTTTTCCTCGGTGTTGTTCGTTGCAGCCGCTGTTGCTGCAGTCTGCGCAATGCTCACTTATCTACTTGTCGATGTTTGGGAAACTGCTCCCCAGCCTAAGATGACGCATTGATTGATCCAAACTGGTTGAGTGATCCCTCTGACCAGTCCCGGCTGCTGTACGCGATGAATTACCTGCGTCGCATCGCAGCTACTGCGCCGCTTTCCAACGTGATCAGCGAAGAGAGTCAGCCCGGTGCAGCCATTCCGTCGGACGAGCAGTTGCTGAGCTATATGCGCCGTACAACGGACAGCAACTATCACCCTTGCGGGACTTGCCGTATGGACCGATCTGGCGATCCCATGGCCGTTTTGACTGCCGATCTTCGGGTGAAGGGCGTAGCGGGTTTGCGCGTATTCGATGCCTCCATGATGCCGTCGGTCATTAGCGCAAATACCAATGCAACGGTCATGGCAGTCGCGGACAGAGGAGTTGACATCATGATGGGGCGGAACTGACGTGCGGGTTGCGCATCGATGCGAGCGAGGTCCGTCGAGGGGGGAGCGGGCGGGCGCTTGCTTATAGGCGTCGTGATGCTTTTGGCCGTCGTGTGTATGAATCACATCGACGCCTGTTGTGCTCAATTGATCTGGCGGTTGCCCAACAGACCGGCATCCTGTTCGGTATTCAACAACGTTTCTATAGTATCGCTCTCTGCTTGCACCCTATCTTCAAAGGGCATCTCTCGGGAAGTCGTAGGCATCGTGCTGCTTCTGATCTTTGTCATGGACGGCACACCGCAGCGAGCATGTTTTATCGGCCTTTGCGAGAAATCACCTGGGCGGCTATTGGGTTGGACGCCGGCCAGTTGCACATGGCGCCTGGTGTTGCCGCGCAATGACGAGATTAGGGGATGTGCTGAAACACCGGGCTGATGAAGGTCATATGTCGGGTGGGGGCGTTCCGGCGCGCAGAAAAACCATGGCAACCAACTCACCAACAAAGTCCGGAGGCCGAGGCTGCGCTCGATGTGAAAGATAACGCTTCAAAAGCGGGTTGTGCGGACCTTCCCTAACCGCCATTTTCCACACGAAAGGAAATTTACCCCATCGCGGTCACTTTTAATTTTTTACTGGTCAAGAGTTTCGGTCGTCCGTGTATCTACGTTGTTGCCGACCGACCGCACCCAGGAGAGCATGGATGAAGATATTGGTAGCGGTAACGCGTGTGATCGATGCGAACATCAAAGTCGCCGCGAAATCGGATGGCACGGGCGCCGACATTGCGAACGTGAAGATGTCGATGAACCCTTTCGACGAAATCGCGATTGAAGAAGCGGTGCGTCTGAAGGAGGCGGGCGTGGCCACGGAAGTGGTGGCGGTGTCGGCCGGTGTGGCGCAACGCCAAGAGACGCTGCGCACGGCACTGGCGATCGGTGCCGATCGCGTGATCCTGATCGAATCGAACGAAGATCTGCAGCCGCTGGCTGTGGCAAAGCTGCTCAAGATGCTCAGCGACAAAAAGCAGCCGCAGCTCGTTATCCTGGGCAAGCAGGCGATTGCCGAGGGCAAAGCGACGGTCGCGCGTGAAGTGGACGGGGGTGGCGAGACGCTCGCCTTGACGGTGCCGGCGGTGGTGACGACGGATCTGCGCCTGAACGAGCCGCGTTATGTGACGCTGCCCAACATCATGAAGGCGAAGAAGAAACCGTTGGAAACGATCAAACCTGAAGACCTCCCAGCTGTTTCGTTGACTCGCACGGAGCAGCCTGAGGCCAGCGGAAGTCTACGTGAATCATATCTGCTACTGCAGGAAGCAACGACGAGACGTGAAACGGCATGCGAAGAGGAGCGTAAGCGTATTGCCCGCGAGATGCACGACGAGTTAGGCCAACAACTGACCGCATTGCGACTGAACATCTCTGCGCTGCGGATCGAATTTGGAGCCGACAACCCCGAACTTCTCGACCGGTTGCAGGGATTGTTGAGCCTTTGCGATCAGACGATGCAGGTCGTGCGCCATGCAATAGTGTCCATGCGACCAGCTGCACTGGACGCCGGCATTATTCCCGCATTGGAATTGCTCGCTACGACGTTTTCCCGGGACAACAACATAGCTTGTCGGCTTCAGACTCCCAAGGTCACCGTGGTGCTCGACGAGGAGCGGGAAGCTGCGATGTTTCGGATCGCACAAGAGGCGTTGACGAACGCCGCACGCCATGCGCACGCGAATCAGGTCACCGTCTCGCTTTCGCAGGCCGATTCTTTTTGGTTGCTCGAAGTACATGACGACGGGTGCGGATTCGATAGCGAATCCGCGCGCCCGAGGTCTTTTGGCCTCTTGGGCATGAGGGAGAGGGCACTTATTCTTGGTGGCCAACTCTCGATCACAAGTGCACAAGGTAAGGGTACTTCAATCGTCGCGCGCATCCCTGTGGAAACACCTTTCCCAGAGGCCAGTATCGGCATCACGTAGTTTTACGAACGATAACAAGCATCCATCGAGTTCTCGTAAATGTCACAATGATATACTCTGCATAGTGTCGCAGTTTACTCCCGATCTAAGAACGGCCGAGGTGTTCGCGTGACGGACGGGATTTTCGTTGCCTTTGGGGCCAAGCTCGCTTGCTCATCAACACACTGAGCATCGGCTCTCGGCTTTCCGGGCTCAAGCAGTCATTTGCGCGAATGCGTTCGCATAAGAACCTTCCGACGGTGCTCGCCGCATTGCCACCTACGACTGTGGGCTGGGGCACCGGATGCCTAATGGGATTGTGTCGATACTGGCTGCCTGCCGTGATTGCCCGGACTAAGTCTGCATCGGCGTTCGATCACGGCCACAGATTAGCCCCGCGCATTTGACATAATTAAGTTTGTCATCGTCAGTGGTACGGGAAAGAGCGTTGCGGATTTCCCGTTCCTTTCACGAATTCGACGCAACGGCTTCGTACCATTTGGTACCTGATCACTGTTGCGTGAATCAATGGCATTTCTACAGCTATCGGATCCGCTGGTGCCGCCGCATCTCAGAAGTCCCACACTGGTGAGCGAAGCCGCCGTTCCGCGATACTGGGCGAACATCTGGTCGATTGTTTCGATGGGTCATCTGGCCGCATCGACCCAGGCGGGCAAGCTTCGGTACATTGAAGATCTGTATCAGCATGCGGACCGGTTGCTGGGACCGAGCGGTCTCGATGACGCGCTCGCGGATATGAACGATGCCGCGCTGGCCGATGTGCTCGAATCGTGGTTTGTCTCGATCCGGAACCGGCCACGCGTCACGCGAGCCGACGAACTGCGCTGGCATGCGGGCCTGGGATTCCTGACAGACGTGCTGACGTGGCTTTCCAGGAGCCGCATTCCAGATGACCGGCTACGGGACATCGAGACACGCTTGCACAGGCTCTCAACGCTGTACGGCCAATTGCACGTCCGGAAATGCAGGCAGACGGAGATGATCCGCTCGTTGCCTGCCGCAGTGGTCGAGACGCTGTACGATCTGCTGGACCCCGTGTCAAGCCGGAACCCATTCAGACATACAAAGACCCGCTGGCGTATTTACATTGCTTTCATTCTGATGCTGCACCAAGGTCTGCGGCGTGGAGAGTTACTGCTCCTGGCGGCCGACGCCATCAAGACAGGATTTGACCGAAAACGGCAGACGCTGCGCCATTGGCTCAACGTGCAGCAAAATGAGTACGAGGACGACGACACGGATGGTTCGATCGACTCGCGCTACTCGAAGCCGAGCATCAAAACAGCCCATTCTGTTCGTCAGATGCCGGTCAGCCCAGTGACGGCGCAGCTGGTTCAGACATACATCGAGAACTATCGCGGTCGCCCTGGCCACCCCTTCCTGCTCAATTCGCATTTCGACAGCCCGTTCGCGACGGAATCGCTGACGAAAGCGTTTCGCGAGATATCGAATGCGTTGCCTGACGCCGTACGCCAGGAATTGCGCGATCGCACTGGCAAGGCTTCCGTGATGCCACACGACCTGCGGCACACAGGCGCCGTTGTCCGGTTACAGCAGCTGATCGATAACGGCGATTCGATCGATGAGGCGCTTCAGAAGATGCGCACGTTCTTCGGCTGGTCGAAAAAATCTGTGATGCCCTTGCGCTACGCGCGGGCCGTCTTCGAAGACCGGCTCGCTGACGTCTGGAACGACAGCTTCGATGACCGGGTGGCGCTGCTGCGCGCCATCCCGAAGGGGCTCTGACCATGCGGCCGCCCCATCGTCGCGACGGCGCAGATGTTGCCGTTGGGGCCGGGCAACTGATCATCGACGTGGTCTCGCGACTCCCTGCTCTTCCCCCTGTCATCCGCTACTACGACGAGTTTGATAACGCTACCCGTTCGATCCCTGCGCCTGCCGACGCAACAGTATTCGAGCTGTCGATATACGGGCGACCGCACAGGCTGGACTTCGATCGTTATCCAGGTGCATACGCCATGCTGGTGAAGCAGCTCTTCCTGTATCTGCTGGGGGAAGATCTCCACGTCGTTTCGGCCTTCAAGGCGGCAAGTGGAGCGATGCACTTCCCGGTTGCTGAAGTCGAAAAGCTGATCGACGCCGGCCCCCACAAGATTAGCCGCGAATGGACTGTCATGCGCGCACGCGATCTGCCTCAGGACGCGTACCGGTTTGGTAAAACGCTGCTACGGTTGCTTTGTGCTCACCGGCTTGGCGGCTGGTCTCCAACATTTGCGGAATTCATCCGATCTTCCCTGCCGGGCCCTGCGAGCGACGCCTACGCGGGAGTGCATTCCGGCGACGCCTTCCTGTCGGCCGACGAAGAGGCCGCGATCGTTCGGCATCTTGACGAAGTGGTTTCGGTTCTCACGTCGTCAGTGAAAACGCCGTTAGCGTACGAGGACGTCTGCGACGCTGGCATGTTGCTGTGCGCCTACCAGTTCGCCATGCGCCCGATCCAGATTGCGATGCTGGGCATGCGCAATGTTCGCATCTGGCAGGATGCGCCGGATGGACTGCCGACGGTTCATTTAACCTTCCATATGGCCAAGCAGCGAAGCGACTCGAAAAGAAAGCCGCTTACACGCCGCGTCAAACGTGAGTGGGTCCCGATCTTCGTTGTACTCAATACATGGCGGCGGTCTGAAGGGGCCGCTGGCGCTGCGCGCTTCTTCGCTGTGCAGTCGAACTACGAGGCTGGAGCCCGGATTGCCGCGCTCGTCAGGAAACTGATCGGCTCGGATGACCTCGGTACGGCCACGGATTTGCGGCACACCGCAGCGCAACGGCTCGTTGACGCTGGTGCAACTCATGAGGAACTTGCGGAATTCCTGGGGCATTCTCATGTCCAGAGGGGGCTGGTGTACTTTGCGACATCGGCCTCCCACGCGGAACGGGTCAACCGGGCGCTCGGCGCGTCGGACATATACCGGCGTGTGGCGAAAATTGCGCACGACCGGTTCATCCTCCCGGAAGAGCTCACCCTTCTTAAAGGTGAGCAACAGATCGCTGGTGTGCCTCACGGCATTCCGATTGCAGGTATCGGCGGATGCTCTTCGGGGCAGCCGGCCTGCCCCTATAACCCGGTCACGTCGTGCTATGGATGCAGGAAGTTCATGCCGTTACACGATAGATCGATGCATGAGCGGGTGCTGGCCACCATGCGTGAAGTGGTTGTGTTCTTCGACAGGAGTTCCCGCGGCGACACCCGGTCGCCGGCCTATCTGCAGCTGCAGCGCACGATCGCCGAGATCCAGACGGTCATTGACGAACTGGAAGGCGACGACTGATGAACCCACACTACTCCGCGTTCATCGAGCTGGGCAAAACGCTGGCCCGTGAGAAAGGCCTGTCGTGGGACATGCCTCTCGATGAAACAGGCGCCGCACTCGATGGTGTCGGCTGGAACCTGACCGCTATTGCCAATGACGTGCCGCCGCCCACGCATTATCTGCGAGACCTTGGAGCTGATGCGAAGGCGCTGGCGATCATTAACGCCGAGCGCGACCTGACGCCACTGGCACGCCAACCGCTGTCGCCCGCATGGCAGGACCTGGTCAAGGCAGCAGTCGCCGAACAGTTGCTGTTCAAACGGAACACCTCCGGGTATGTCTCGCAGTCCATCGCACGTCCGCTGCGTGTAATCGCTACATGCGTGAACAGGGAGCCATGGCAACTGACCGTCGACGATCTGTGTCTGGCGATCCGCGTCGGAAAGGCGATCCAGGCCACAGGGAAGCTGGGAGACCTGGTGGCCGGCATCATCAAAATAGTGTTCGACGCCCAGCACCTCTGCGACGCTGGTCAGTTGTACTCGTCGCTCGCCGTTCCCCGTATGAAAATGAAAAATGCGATCAAGGCGAAGCATACCTGGTCGCAGGAGGAGTTGCGCACTGACCTCGATGCGCGCAAGCGTGAGGAGCGGTTGCCGGAGCGCCAGGCGTTCTGGGAGCTGACCCGCATCGTGATGACCGAAAAGCCGCGTACGTTCATGGACGATCTCCGATTCGCCGCGATCCGGACAATGATCGTGACGGGGCTCCGGATAGGCGAAGCCGCGCTGCTACCTGTTGGCTGGAAGCGTGAGCGAACTTACGTCGATGCCAAGGGCCGCCCTGCCGGCGAAGCCGGCGGCATCTCGACGTCGCTCATGATTCGCCACTTCGCGGAAAAGCAACAGATCGAGGAGTCGGATGGCCGTGTTCTGTTCGAGAATGCGCAGCCTGTGCCAGACATGTTCCGGCAATTGCTGACCGACACGCTCGATCACGTCGCAAAGCTCACGGAGCCGCTGCGCGCGACGCTGAAGTTGCAGTGCGAGACCGGTCGGCTACTGCCCTGGTATCGGGCCAATGACGTCGTGCCGTTCACGGAAGCGTATGTGCGGCTGATGGGCAACCCGTTCTGGCTGGACATCGAGCGCGAGCCGTTCATCGAACGTTATCGGAAAAGCTTCGATCCTGATGTGCTGATCGACCTCCAGCGATATCAGGCAGAAAGAGCCCGGAATGGTCCGATCTCGCTGGACATGGCGGTATATCAGTTCGGAAAACGGCTGCTCGACAGGATGCGTGACGGGCAGATCGAATTGCGCTTCCGTCGAGCGGACGGACAGGTGCAGGGGGTGCGGGAACGCATGAGCTGGCACAACACCTATCTCCATGTGGGCGAGCTCGAAGACCATATCCGGGCCACAATACCGACCAAGGTCTCCGACACAATGCCGCTGCCACTCGCGGTCGGCGTCGTACGGTCGTGGGAATTCCTGTTCGTCCAGCCGAAGCGATCGCTCTCGGAGGAGCGCAACGATGGCTTGTGTGACGTCACCCGCTGCATGTCAGTTAGCCGCCCTGTACCACGCTTTATAGGACTCGCGCTGGGTGACGACAAGCGAATACCGTCACTGTTCGAAAAATACGGGCAGACCGACGAAGACAGGGCAATGAAGATCGAGTCGCACATGCTGCGCCATCTGCAAAACACCGAACTGTTCCGCCTGGGCGTGGCCGATACGATCATCTCGAAGCGCTTCAACCGGCGCAGCGTCGCACAGAGCTACGAGTACGACCATCGCAGTCTTGCAGAAGAGCTCGACCAGATCGAAATCCCGCAGGACATCGAGGTCATGCTCGGCGAGAAGGCCAGCACGGTTGCCAGGCTCATCAAGGGCGGCAAGGCCAACGGCCCGATCGTTGATGCGTTCCGACGCATTCAGGCAACAGAGGGCGACGCTGCCGCGTACGCGTACCTGCGCGCCGAAGCGGACGGCTTCCATGCCACGCCGTATGGGCACTGCCTGAATTCGTTCACGGTTGACCCCTGCCCGAGACACCTCGAATGCTTCGCGGATTGCCGTCACCTCTCGGCGACCGATCTGCCGGAGAACCGGCAGAACCTGATCCAGCTCGAGGGCAAGTTCAAGCTTGCGCTGGAAACAATCAGGGCCCGGCCATCGACCAGCATTGGCTGGAAAAACCAGCTTGATCACGCGGAAAAACGGCTGGCCGGCGTACAGAGGCTCCTTGCAACACCATCGGGGAAGCGCCCCTTCCCTGACGGCGTTGACCTGTCAATGCCGCGGCAACGAGGAGTACTTGATGACTGAACCGAAAGGGTCCGGCGACGACGCGATGCGCGAGACGCTCGAAGCGTTGCTCGCCGATGATGAAGACATTACGGCTCGCGCTGTTGCACGGTTGCATCCGTCCATCTGTGCGGCATCGTCGATCACCCGTAGCGAATCACGGAGAGCGCTGCTCGCTGAATATCAGCAACGGCAGACCGAATACCGGCGCTGGCGAGGCCGCGTGGCGAAACGCTCTGGTGCCGACACCGCAGCATCGCTCGCCGACAAGGACATCCGGATTGCCGAACTTGAAGCGACTGTGCAATTGCTGACCGCTTCCCACCTCGCCATGCTGCGTGCCGTCGGCGAGATGGGTGGTTTCAGTAAATGGGCCAGGTTCTATGAACATCATCGCGAGGCGCGAGACACACTTGCGAAGCACGGCGCGATTCCCGAGGCGGAAGTTTCTCCAATGCCGGTAGATATCCCGGTGCGACGTGGAGATAGAAGGCAGCGTTGACTGGCAGCGTGACGTGATAGTGTTTGCGTGATCGCCGCAGCTACGAAATGGCTGCGGTTCGGCGGCGGAAGCCGCCTCTCTCCCGAAAGGAGCACGAAATGTCTTACCCACCCTGCTTCCAGAGACTGCACGATGAGGCCGGTCCAGTCGGATACCTCGGGCGAGGTACGCATTATTCTGTTTTACGCATACCGACGTGGCACGACGAACTGATGAACCAGCTTCAGTACGGCAGGTTCCTCGACTTCGCAATTATCTGGGACGAAGATCACGACGACCGGGTGCTCGATGCGATCCTGATCATGTACCTCACTGGCCTGCTTGCGCCCGTGCGATTCATCGGCGAACGCAAAGGCGTGCTCTCAGTGCTGCTTGCACCTTCAACCGTCAAGACCTGGG
The DNA window shown above is from Paraburkholderia sp. BL10I2N1 and carries:
- a CDS encoding thiolase family protein; this encodes MFKDTEIVLTAPVRTAIGAFNGSLKGVPATDLGASVVKEVLRRTGLPASKVDSAVLGNVIQAGNGMNPARQASIKGGLPVSSPALTVNRVCGSGAQAIVTAAQEVALGTAAAVIAGGMENMDRAPYLFPDGRWGSRMGNTLIIDSMLRDGLNDAFSNEHSGWHTEDLVKEYCISREAQDRWAERSQTRFSNAQAEGRFKNEIVPLEISLGKRLVEFSVDEQPRPDSTFETLSKLRPAFRPDGTITAGNAPGLNSGASGMLVSTRAFADKNNLEPVAKLVAFAVSAVEPGIFGIAPAPAVGLVLERAGWRLTDVDRVEINEAFAAVPLAVMKRIGLPDEIVNVEGGAIAHGHAIGATGAVLTTRLLHSLLRDGLKRGIVTLCIGGGQGIALAVELL
- a CDS encoding MFS transporter; translated protein: MIMLDSNIVAVSLPTIARDLNASFTDIEWVVSAYVLPFAAFLMPAGALADRFGRRRLLLTGMLLFTAASFVCGLAPNFLILNASRGLQGVGSALQLSAALAVLGHTFRGAERARAFAFWGTLVGVAVAIGPLIGGFITSTVGWRWAFLVNVPVGAALIAVGFSSVDESNDPHSQKLDFAGITFFGGGLFCSVWGLINANVDGWLSNVTLGKLSVAAALLFCFVIAELVQKRPMVDFSLFRRRTFLGSSIAMLGFASAAQVMMTYLPLYLQNSFGFNPALAGFTMMPFALPLFFLPRVGAILARSMSGRAILTIGLCIVACGNLSTALVVLSGGSLKLLWIGMLITGCGAGLLNGETTKVSMTVIPPERSGMASGIGATLRFVGLVLGITCLGAILTSETRRQFIRAAANEGLPQLDGKTIELVVSHIVAGDTGGRTVPAVTDQVIFVARNSFELGFSSVLFVAAAVAAVCAMLTYLLVDVWETAPQPKMTH
- a CDS encoding GMC oxidoreductase; the encoded protein is MIDPNWLSDPSDQSRLLYAMNYLRRIAATAPLSNVISEESQPGAAIPSDEQLLSYMRRTTDSNYHPCGTCRMDRSGDPMAVLTADLRVKGVAGLRVFDASMMPSVISANTNATVMAVADRGVDIMMGRN
- a CDS encoding sensor histidine kinase encodes the protein MTRTEQPEASGSLRESYLLLQEATTRRETACEEERKRIAREMHDELGQQLTALRLNISALRIEFGADNPELLDRLQGLLSLCDQTMQVVRHAIVSMRPAALDAGIIPALELLATTFSRDNNIACRLQTPKVTVVLDEEREAAMFRIAQEALTNAARHAHANQVTVSLSQADSFWLLEVHDDGCGFDSESARPRSFGLLGMRERALILGGQLSITSAQGKGTSIVARIPVETPFPEASIGIT
- a CDS encoding tyrosine-type recombinase/integrase → MAFLQLSDPLVPPHLRSPTLVSEAAVPRYWANIWSIVSMGHLAASTQAGKLRYIEDLYQHADRLLGPSGLDDALADMNDAALADVLESWFVSIRNRPRVTRADELRWHAGLGFLTDVLTWLSRSRIPDDRLRDIETRLHRLSTLYGQLHVRKCRQTEMIRSLPAAVVETLYDLLDPVSSRNPFRHTKTRWRIYIAFILMLHQGLRRGELLLLAADAIKTGFDRKRQTLRHWLNVQQNEYEDDDTDGSIDSRYSKPSIKTAHSVRQMPVSPVTAQLVQTYIENYRGRPGHPFLLNSHFDSPFATESLTKAFREISNALPDAVRQELRDRTGKASVMPHDLRHTGAVVRLQQLIDNGDSIDEALQKMRTFFGWSKKSVMPLRYARAVFEDRLADVWNDSFDDRVALLRAIPKGL
- a CDS encoding site-specific integrase, with product MRPPHRRDGADVAVGAGQLIIDVVSRLPALPPVIRYYDEFDNATRSIPAPADATVFELSIYGRPHRLDFDRYPGAYAMLVKQLFLYLLGEDLHVVSAFKAASGAMHFPVAEVEKLIDAGPHKISREWTVMRARDLPQDAYRFGKTLLRLLCAHRLGGWSPTFAEFIRSSLPGPASDAYAGVHSGDAFLSADEEAAIVRHLDEVVSVLTSSVKTPLAYEDVCDAGMLLCAYQFAMRPIQIAMLGMRNVRIWQDAPDGLPTVHLTFHMAKQRSDSKRKPLTRRVKREWVPIFVVLNTWRRSEGAAGAARFFAVQSNYEAGARIAALVRKLIGSDDLGTATDLRHTAAQRLVDAGATHEELAEFLGHSHVQRGLVYFATSASHAERVNRALGASDIYRRVAKIAHDRFILPEELTLLKGEQQIAGVPHGIPIAGIGGCSSGQPACPYNPVTSCYGCRKFMPLHDRSMHERVLATMREVVVFFDRSSRGDTRSPAYLQLQRTIAEIQTVIDELEGDD